The region TGCAATAGCCACGGCCCACTCCACTGCAAACCAAGTACGGCCCCGTCACAGACCAGAGATCGACGTCGACAGATAGCCAAGTGATGACCGAAGCGCACCTCCAAAAACGCAACGGCAAACAGTATCGCCAACACAATAAATTGTGCCCCGCGAACAAACAAGGCGCGTACTGCATTCTCGAACAAGCCCTTGATTTATAGAGTTCCGTAAGCCGAAAGCAAAATAATATCTTTGTGATCAACTCATTCTCAACGCTACGGTTCACTGCCCTATTTGATGATGACGAGCTGAGTCGCCCTTATACTTAACCTCATTCTCGGCGAGAGTTACGCAGCGGACCGGCAAGAGCGAAAAACGGCTACCGCATCGACGAGCAGCACAGCCTGGATGCACGGCGTTGTGGAGTGAGTGCCAACTGAGTATCCAGGCGCCCTGATTTTATAATCTTCGCGAAAGGAATTCGCGGATGTACTGCGCCACCTCTGGCGCATGCGTTTCCAAAGCGAAGTGGCCTGCATCCAGAAGATGCACTTCAGCTGTCGGAATGTCTTTGCGAAACGCCAGCGCACCTGGCGGGATAAAGGCGGGGTCATGTCTGCCCCATACGGCGAGTAAAGGCGGTTGGTATTTACGTAAATACGCTTGGAATGCGGGATACGCCGCTACGTTAGTGTGGTAATCCAGAATCAGATCCAGCTGTATTTCATCTGCACCTGGCCGCGCCATGTACAGAATGTCCAGGTTGTAGCCGTCAGGCGAAAGCCTCTCAGGATCGGCCCCCGTGCCGTACTGCCAGTCACGAATCGTCTCCGGCGCCAACGAAGCGCGGCAACGCTCGCGATTGGCCACCGAAGGGTTGCCCCAATAGGTTTGCCATGGACCCCATTGATCGCTGAAACCTTCCACGTAGGCATTACCGTTCTGGGTGATGATTGCCGTCACGTTTTCCGGGTTCGCGGCGGCAAGTCGCAAGCCGACGGGCGCGCCGTAATCGAATATGTACAAGGCATATTTCTTCAAGGCCAACGCCTCGGTAAACCCCTCGATCACCTTATAGAGGTTTTCAAATGTGTAATCGAGTTGTCCGCGCGGCGGTGCTTTAGTGTGACCGAAACCGGGCAAGTCAGGCGCAATCAGGCGGTACTGGCTGGCCAATAAAGGCATCAGGTCACGGAACATATGGCTGGATGTCGGGAAGCCGTGAAGCAGCAGGAGTACCGGCGCATCCTTAGGGCCGGCTTCGCGATAGAAAACCTCCACATCACCGACGCTCTGAGTATGGAACGTGACACGGGAAGCATTATCGAAAGTCATCAGGTATTTGGTATTGGCTGGATCGGAACTGTTCATATCGGGACCAGGACTGTATGAATTCACCTCAATCCTATTCGTTGCGCCAAACACCGGGAATAACCAAGAAACTCAAATCACCATTTCTATTTTTGCAATGCTGGTAAAGTCCCGGACACCCCCTGGCCCGAATACGACGTAGACGCACGATGGACCGAATTCAAGAGATGACACTTTTTGCGGCCTTGGCCGAACATACTAGCCTCGCCAGCGTAGCCCGCGATTTTGGCTTGTCCACCGCCACAGTGACTCGTGCAGTTGCCAGCCTGGAGAATCGTTTAGGTGTTCTGTTGGTCGTGCGCACTACACGCAATATGCGCC is a window of Pseudomonas taetrolens DNA encoding:
- a CDS encoding alpha/beta fold hydrolase, coding for MTFDNASRVTFHTQSVGDVEVFYREAGPKDAPVLLLLHGFPTSSHMFRDLMPLLASQYRLIAPDLPGFGHTKAPPRGQLDYTFENLYKVIEGFTEALALKKYALYIFDYGAPVGLRLAAANPENVTAIITQNGNAYVEGFSDQWGPWQTYWGNPSVANRERCRASLAPETIRDWQYGTGADPERLSPDGYNLDILYMARPGADEIQLDLILDYHTNVAAYPAFQAYLRKYQPPLLAVWGRHDPAFIPPGALAFRKDIPTAEVHLLDAGHFALETHAPEVAQYIREFLSRRL